The DNA window TGGCCCAGGACGACCGTGCGCGGTTGACCTCCATCGAAACGGGACGGACCTTCGGTGATCTTGTGGAGGTGCGCGCGGGTTTGTCCACGGAACAGCGCGTAATCCTGGAGCCTGGCGAAGGGCTGGAGGACGGAGCCAAGATCATGCCCCAGGAGAAGTAATCCGTGCATGCCATGCCGAAGGACATCATCGTCTCCGTGGAGCACGTCTTCAAGTCCTACCGCCGGGGCAGCCAGACCGTGCCGGTGCTGGAAGACATCACCCTGGCCATCGGCCGGGGCGAGTACCTGGCGCTCATGGGCCCCTCGGGCTCTGGCAAGTCAACGCTGCTCAACCTCATCGCCGGCCTGGACCGCCCGAACTCCGGGGCCATCATGGTGGAGGGCGTGGACATCACCAGTCTGCAGGAGTCGGACCTGGCGCATTGGCGCGCCGGGAGCGTGGGCTTCATTTTCCAGTTCTACAATCTCATTCCGGTGCTCACGGCCTTTGAGAACGTCGAGTTGCCGCTGCTGCTCACCAGGCTGTCCAAGCGCGAGCGGCGGGAACACGTGCTCACGGCTCTGTCTCTGGTGGATCTGGCGGACCGCATGGACCACTATCCCCGGCAGCTTTCGGGCGGACAGCAGCAACGCGTGGCCATCGCCAGGGCGGTGGTCACGGACCCGGCCCTGCTGGTGGCCGACGAGCCCACGGGCGACCTGGACAGGAAGTCCG is part of the Desulfocurvibacter africanus subsp. africanus DSM 2603 genome and encodes:
- a CDS encoding ABC transporter ATP-binding protein, producing the protein MPKDIIVSVEHVFKSYRRGSQTVPVLEDITLAIGRGEYLALMGPSGSGKSTLLNLIAGLDRPNSGAIMVEGVDITSLQESDLAHWRAGSVGFIFQFYNLIPVLTAFENVELPLLLTRLSKRERREHVLTALSLVDLADRMDHYPRQLSGGQQQRVAIARAVVTDPALLVADEPTGDLDRKSAAAVLDLMDQLNQELGKTIILVTHDPSAAKRARRLQFLDKGVLSDAPQDTL